atttcaaATTCCCAACCCTTAATCTGTTTAACTTGAAAACCAATCAAGGTCCGAGCAAGTAACCAAAATTGTCATCACAATTCAATGCCTTGTATGCCCCAAAGACATCAGAGAAACACAAtcccaaataaaaattaagctACCAAAAATGAAACCAACAAAAACAAGTGAAGAATACACTTTTGCCATAGTGAACAAAATTGTAACAGCAATGGTTACAGATGCAGTTCAGAACCACCACCAGAAcatcaatttgtttttttctatTACACATGATTGAGCTCTCCCATCACCGACGAATATAAATGGCAAGTTTATCGGTTGGGGTCTATTGAAGTACATGATAAACTTCCAAGCTAAAAGAAATAAAGAGCTAGCTAGCTTACTcacaacaacacaaaaataaGTTTAAGCTCAGATCAATATATTTTCACCCACCTCAATGTAGATATTTTCTCTTCCTTTAATTCGAAGTCTTCAGAAATAGAATAATTAGTAGTACACTGAGTGAATGTTCAGATCATCTTGTCCCCTGCAAATATAACACTAAATCAGTAAATTGCATTAGCACATTAAAGCATAAATTCCTAGAGAAATAGAGGATACAGAAAAACAAGTTGAGGTTTGACGGAATATTGTTGGACTGTAAGGTCTGTTCCACTACTTGCGCCGGTGCTAGTAGCTGTTGTGTCAAATAGACCGTGCTTGGACTAAAGCGCCTCTTATTGGAGAATATGGAACTAAGGTTAATAAACAGATTAAACTAAATCCTTAAACATGTTACTGTATAAAGCCAGTTAGATTTTGTTTAGGTTTAGATAAAGGTTAGCACACGAGGAAGCTATCGTTTTCCAAGACTCAGTGGTACACAAAAAATGGAGTCGCAATTTATCTACTAAATACATATAGAACCTGGATAATTAGGACGGGAAGATACGCGCAATAAGAAGATACAGTTAGACACGAGTTGGTCATTATCATTAATCCATTCAGGAGTGTAGATAATTAACAAAAACACTAATCATATCAAAAGCAATAATAAATCTTTGGAAGGGACTTACTTCCTCTTGTTACTTCGATCTTTAGTTTGTCGATTACAACATTCACCATGTTACAAATTTTGGCTTCAGTTGTTAAACAACTAACCAATCCTTCAATTAATCTCAACTCTTCATGAAACTGTGAATGTAACACCAATGAAGAAAAATTCTCATCAAGCACCAAACCCAGACATTTTACAACATCTTCAAGTTTAGGAATCCAATTGTAAGCCTTCAAACCTAAAGACGATGAGGCTTTCGGACAAGGACCAGCTTGAGGGAATCTCTCATATTTCTTCAACCACTTTGCTAAATAGCGAATCAAATTCAACAACTCTTTTCCATTCAACTTATTGAATGCAGGGGATAACATTGCATTGTTGATGTTTGGTGATGCAATCAAATAATGCAAACAAAGTTCAGCTGCAGAGAAACCATCATACACTATCATAAACAAAATGGAAGCTTCCTTTGCAACAAGGGAATTCTTCAGCTTAAGGTTGTCATCACTTGCTTTATCAATGGCCGATGTTGCTTGGTTCTCCCACTCCTTCTTTACAGATACCATAGAGTTACAAGCATCTTTGGACGGAGAAAGAAAATACCTCAAAATGGCGAATATTTCTGAAGAACCGAGATCAAAAGCATGCTTACAACACAAACAGATCAAGTCGGACCTCTTTTTCTTGACTAACTTAGCAACTAGGTTTGAATAACAAGAATTCCCAATAACACCATTAACAATCAAAGCTTCAACTAATTCCCATATTTCCAAAGAAACACATCCATCCAAAACCAGGGCAGCAACATCTTTACCCACGAAAGATCCAAGTTTGTCAATCAAGATCTTGCAATAAGCAATACCAGATGAATCACCGATCTCAATCGAAAACCCAACTTTCTCCCTAATGTTTTCAAGATAGGAAATCAAACTACCAATAAACTCATCCTTTTCCAAATTATTGATGCTCTTAAACTTTGTTTTAAGCTCTTCGAAAAACTTTTTGTTGATATCAATAATTTCTTTATCAGTTTGTGAAATTTGCCATCCAATAACAGGTTTAATAGGGTATGAGGAAGACTCATCTTTAAGTTCAGACATCAAATTAGGAAAAATAGGATCTGGATTGAGAGCAACCGGATAATCCGAATGTAAATCAAGTGATTTAGAGTTGACAGAAGCATCCTTAATGAGTTCTAGTAAAGTCATGATTGAAATTGCAAAACAGATACctgaaaagaaaacaaatgtctcaAACAAGTCACTATATTGTCAATACCAGATAGCAATGCATAGTGCCGGACACCGAAAGGCCGAAACTGGGATACTGGTATAGTGCATTACAGAATGGCCATTATTCggtatttttttgacacatacaTAATAAGATTCGTGGAATAGTTGCTCAAAAATTAACTAAATGATTTAAAATTCATGAAATAGTTGCTGAAAAAGTAATGACTTAAAAAATTCATGAAATAGCTGTTTGAACTTAATAGGAGTACTACTATATATGCATAGTTGTgctgaaaaattaaacaaataacttaaaaagttaaaattcaTGAAATGTTCATAATTATCAATAGAAAGTCACAAttcttaagaaaaaaattgtaggaataaaaaataattagtgtTACAATTCAGTTCGAACAAAACAGAGAGATTTGAAGCAAAACAAGgaaaaatgtaataaaaacGAAAAAGACGCTGTTACAGACTTACAGTTAAGTTTCGCAACGAACAGTGGAGAGCTCGCCGGAGATAAGGTCCACAGCGGAATGCAGAGCCGGAGTCTGGGTCACTGGAAGTGGTGCGGAGGCAATTTCTTGGTGAGGGAGAGAGTCtaggtttaaaaaaaattgacaaaaactattttttggtcaaaagaaaaattggaTTGGGCTTGGAATTAGAATTTTCTATTCTATCCATCTTCATgaaattattggtgaatttctTTTTGTGACCTCTAATTTTCTTGTACACCCTCTAAAATCTCAAAAATGCTATGCTCTGAGTTTTAAGATTtgagtgttattttttttttaaaaaaaggtatGAGTTATAGAACTCGAAGTATACAAATAGGTTTCGGGCCCATTTGGTATGCATGATGGGAAGACAGgggaatgaattctctcaagtgtgatttatacttgagagaataaagtgtaatctaacgtcatctaaattcattttctctaaatttttatatgtttctctctcttgatcaatgataacaaaccacactttattctctcaagtgtaaattacacttgagagaatccattcccgaaagacaggatatgataataTTATCATATCCTAATTAAATTCGATGTTTGGTAAACcaatagaaaaaattaattaatcttatttttaatCTTATCCTATTaactctttgttatttttattcttaattttttggcaaaattacactacaggtcctttatcttatttttttgtaacaatttggtcctttatctttttttttgtaacactttggtccttatcttatttatttataaaaaataaaggaccaaagtgttacaaataaaaaaaaaataaaggaccaaactgttaccaaaaaagggactaaagtgttacaaataaaaaaaataaaggactaaagtgttacaaataaaagatcaaggaccaaagtgttacaaaaaaaaagataaaggaccaaagtattacaaaaaaataagataaaagacctgtagtgtaattttaccTAATTTTTTGTGGGTTAGCAACCTCATAGGAATTACTTAAAATTTTCATGCCTTCTATGCTTTTAATCTCGCTCGCTTTAGTTTCTCCTCCAACAGTCCACCGCTACTGCTGtctctctccctccctccctcctcTTCACGTTttctcattatttttgtttttattcctATCTTTTAATTGTTCCCAATTTTTCATGCTTCTCTCTTTGCTTCATTTTGCATTAATCAAATCTCTCCATGTATTGATTTTTACTGAATTTCTTTGgtgtttcaatttttcttctcttAAATATTCATCTTACCATTGATTGATTTGTTggttgaaagaaaaagaaaaactgtTTTTGCAGGGACAATGGTACTTTATGTCCAGCTGCGGTGTCTTCTTGTGCTTTATCGGcgcttaataataatatagaagTATTTTTCAtctcgaaaaaaaaaaaaaaggtaaaatactaCTATCCCTCTTTTTTTATCACGTGTACCCCAAACATATGATAGGATAAATGTTATCATGTTACTATCCTATCTTTATCCAATTTCTTATCATATCGTGTCTCTATCCTATCCTGCACACCAAACACGCCTCAATCTACCATTGCACCTGACTActtgtcaaaaaattatatttaatgatttttttttaaatggagtTGAGTCTCGAACTCAGACCTAGTAATTTAACgaactttattaaaataaccATGCATAAAAAACAATTGAAGTCCAACCTATTCAAACAACATGAATTAATAagaattaattttatttcatcaaaaatagaattaattttATGTCAAACTTAACTTTtgatcaaaatcaattataccaaattcaattttaatcaccacataaccaaacatacacttataCACATGGTAACAAACAAGAAATACAGTTcccaaaatgaaaacaaaaagttGTACTTTCTATCCTCCACAAGCCACAAGGTCTCTCTAATGGGGTTCAGGAAAGGTTCTAAGGGGGCCTCAGATTTCTTCTTATGTTGGCCTACAGCATATACCGTCCCAACGAACCTCTTCCCGCCATAGGCACACATAATACGtcaagtaatatatatatatatatatatatatgaatgaacAGTACCGCTGATGATGAACGGTCCGCGTTCATATCGATGAACAGTAGAACACAAACAGTGATACCGATGAACAATAGCGTGTGTACAGTGTCACACGAACAGTACCCCACAGTTGTCGTGATCCGATTGTAAACATGACGGCGGCTAGGATTTGGCGGAAGCGAGACCCCAAAATTGGGAGCTCTTATACCAGGTAGAAAATAATGAATGAATAGTGTTCTTCTATATTCCTCGGCCCAAGGagaaaattgttacaaaattgttacaaaaggaaataaaagaaaacatagGAAAAAACTACtcctataaataataaaataggaaactaaatatttttcaaaagataTCATatctcagctccaaaatagtgttgatcatcAGTCAAGTGACTCAGACAACACtgaactttaattttatttacttcTACAAATAACGTCTCAGGCTCTCAGCTCCAAAATAATAGTGTTAATCACCGACACAGTGATCCAAATAACAATGagtataatatttttgtatttgattaaaataatttcaatattataAAGGAGTTATATAAAATTTGAACTCccactatttattttttatttttttattttgaaaaagtcAAAATGAGATAAACATATAAAAATCTCTTTAGCACAAGATGTGCTAAAAGAGACTGAACAATGTTACATGAGTCACAAtacgaaaacaaaaaaatcatacaaGACTCAAACAAAGCATaagactagaccaccaactatgacaGTTTAAAGCTTAAGTGTTACttgtcgctttcaaccacctataagaaatttttgtgatcttgtccaacatctgATATATAGAACTTGTTGAGCCGCTAACCAATCTGTGGTTACGTTTATTCCACACAACCCACACACAAGCAAGCCATATGAGTTGCATGAAGGAACGCCGAGCTCGGAGACCACCCGCTGATGTAGtgaactgaacaaaatgatctgaaAGGGTCTGAGCTGTCACCGGTGAAGAGCCAATCCAAGAGTTAATAAGAGACCAAATACCACCAAAAGTACTGCAAGAAAGGAACAAGTGCTGAGCCGATTCAACCTCTCCACAACCTGACACGCAAAAATGTGTCGCCGAGGATAAAATATGTCGAGAGACCAGATTTGCTCTGGTGGGTAACCTGTCCCGCAAAAGTCGCCAAACAAAGATGGAAACCTTCAGAGGAACCTGAGAATGCCAAATGAGACCTGCCGCAGCATCCAAAGAAACTGTATCCTAAGCTGTCAAGAGCTGGTATGCACCACGAACAGTAAAGCCTATATCCGGATCAGGCCGCCATTGCCACCTATCCCGAAGATGATCCTGCAAGGAGATATTAAGAAGTAAagtctgacactcccccaacatctcctcctcacATGCCCTCAACTGATGCCGCCACACCCACGCTTCCCCACCTGCCCTACACCCTAACGAGAACAT
This portion of the Trifolium pratense cultivar HEN17-A07 linkage group LG3, ARS_RC_1.1, whole genome shotgun sequence genome encodes:
- the LOC123916838 gene encoding uncharacterized protein LOC123916838, whose protein sequence is MTLLELIKDASVNSKSLDLHSDYPVALNPDPIFPNLMSELKDESSSYPIKPVIGWQISQTDKEIIDINKKFFEELKTKFKSINNLEKDEFIGSLISYLENIREKVGFSIEIGDSSGIAYCKILIDKLGSFVGKDVAALVLDGCVSLEIWELVEALIVNGVIGNSCYSNLVAKLVKKKRSDLICLCCKHAFDLGSSEIFAILRYFLSPSKDACNSMVSVKKEWENQATSAIDKASDDNLKLKNSLVAKEASILFMIVYDGFSAAELCLHYLIASPNINNAMLSPAFNKLNGKELLNLIRYLAKWLKKYERFPQAGPCPKASSSLGLKAYNWIPKLEDVVKCLGLVLDENFSSLVLHSQFHEELRLIEGLVSCLTTEAKICNMVNVVIDKLKIEVTRGRDKMI